A genomic stretch from Halobellus sp. LT62 includes:
- a CDS encoding thioredoxin family protein — protein MSEADAESGTLETMQPNPAWDADSHVDAVEALSEDGLVFRVWGGDWCGDCRGQLPDFGAALAAAEVPAERIHHYPVEKEDDGSKTGPLVEENDIELIPTVVVERDGEEVARYVEDEGVPIAVYLAERL, from the coding sequence ATGTCCGAAGCCGACGCCGAATCCGGCACGCTCGAAACGATGCAACCGAACCCCGCGTGGGACGCCGACTCCCACGTCGACGCCGTCGAGGCGCTCTCGGAGGACGGCCTCGTGTTCCGCGTGTGGGGTGGCGACTGGTGCGGCGACTGCCGCGGCCAGCTCCCCGACTTCGGGGCCGCGCTCGCCGCCGCCGAGGTGCCCGCCGAACGGATCCACCACTACCCGGTCGAGAAGGAAGACGACGGCAGCAAGACCGGGCCGCTCGTCGAGGAGAACGACATCGAACTGATCCCGACCGTCGTCGTCGAACGCGACGGCGAGGAGGTCGCCCGATACGTCGAGGACGAGGGCGTCCCGATCGCCGTCTACCTCGCCGAACGGCTGTAG
- a CDS encoding iron ABC transporter substrate-binding protein, producing MNEQHGTPRTRRRFLQAAAAAGIVGVAGCNTPGDNGNGTETETEDGGSAGGESGPEQIGSGQSPFGSRELSGVPMSEMPDLEGELTLYSGRGEALVGELVGFIEDLYPNFTVRPQYNSAAELVNQIDIEGDNSPADVFYSVNAGALGALADMNRTQPLPQEVLDFVPQSFRSPDDSWIGTSGRARSVPYNTDTFSESDIPDSIMAFPETAEFEGELGWAPTYSSFQAFITAMRVLEGEDATREWLSGMQDLGVSQYGDEFQIARAVADGEISAGLTNHYYIQRVLARRGQSAPLSTAFTQNDAGAVFNVAGACVLDTAEDSTLAANFVRHLLSAEAQDYFARTTFEYPLVPEVEPIGRLPTIDELNPPEELNLSQLSDLETTIELLRETGVL from the coding sequence ATGAACGAACAACACGGAACGCCCCGAACGCGCCGTCGGTTCCTGCAGGCGGCGGCCGCCGCGGGCATCGTCGGAGTCGCAGGGTGTAACACGCCGGGAGATAACGGAAACGGAACCGAGACCGAAACCGAAGACGGCGGATCCGCCGGAGGCGAAAGCGGTCCCGAACAGATCGGATCCGGGCAGTCGCCCTTCGGCAGTCGCGAGCTCTCGGGCGTCCCGATGTCGGAGATGCCCGACCTCGAAGGCGAGCTGACGCTGTACTCGGGGCGGGGAGAGGCGCTCGTCGGTGAGCTCGTCGGCTTCATCGAGGACCTGTATCCGAACTTCACGGTCCGCCCGCAGTACAACTCCGCCGCGGAGCTCGTCAACCAGATCGACATCGAGGGCGACAACAGCCCCGCCGACGTCTTCTACTCCGTGAACGCGGGCGCACTGGGCGCGCTCGCGGATATGAACCGGACGCAGCCGCTCCCACAGGAGGTCCTCGACTTCGTCCCCCAGAGCTTCCGATCCCCCGACGACTCGTGGATTGGTACCTCCGGGCGCGCGCGGTCGGTTCCGTACAACACGGACACGTTCTCCGAGTCCGACATCCCCGACAGCATTATGGCGTTCCCGGAGACCGCCGAATTCGAGGGCGAACTCGGCTGGGCCCCGACGTACTCCTCGTTCCAAGCGTTCATCACGGCGATGCGGGTCCTCGAAGGCGAAGACGCCACCCGCGAGTGGCTGTCCGGAATGCAAGACCTCGGGGTGAGCCAGTACGGCGACGAGTTCCAGATCGCCCGGGCGGTCGCCGACGGCGAGATCTCGGCCGGACTGACGAACCACTACTACATCCAGCGCGTGCTCGCTCGACGCGGCCAGTCGGCCCCGCTTTCGACCGCGTTTACACAGAACGACGCGGGCGCGGTGTTCAACGTCGCCGGGGCGTGCGTCCTCGACACCGCCGAGGACTCGACGCTCGCGGCCAACTTCGTCCGGCACCTGCTCTCGGCTGAGGCGCAGGACTACTTCGCGCGGACCACGTTCGAGTACCCGCTCGTCCCGGAAGTCGAGCCCATCGGTCGGCTCCCGACGATCGACGAGTTGAACCCGCCCGAGGAGTTAAACCTCTCACAACTGTCAGACCTCGAGACGACGATCGAACTCCTCCGGGAGACGGGCGTCCTCTGA
- a CDS encoding alpha-1 4-glucan-protein synthase, with amino-acid sequence MSQDVCVVVPTIREYECMREYFENARGHGFDLDRLFVLLVTENFCDVDAMEEMLDEEGVDGAVYDGSRREEWFEKHGLSSFSHLVPAASHAQTSFGLLYMWNNPRFERGVFIDDDTLPHDEWDFFGRHMANLDRTDEVESVASDERWVNVLYQHADEHGLYPRGYPYSAMDEDVEVGTEKLTDVVASQGLWTNVPDLDAVRILMDGDLQGQAQTRTEKADFEGDFVAEPGQYLTVCSMNLAFEREVIPAFYQLPMDDNDWDVGRFDDIWSGVFLKRAADLLEKDVVNGYPLCEHNKAPRPTFDDLNNEVPGLELNEHVWEVVDAVGDDADSWTEAAQVMARAFADGDFSEWNNGAFLNHCGEYWLDWLACLDELGAVEGREPEVAVADD; translated from the coding sequence ATGAGCCAAGACGTCTGCGTCGTGGTACCGACAATCCGCGAGTACGAGTGTATGCGGGAGTACTTCGAGAACGCCCGCGGGCACGGGTTCGACCTCGATCGACTGTTCGTGCTCCTCGTCACGGAGAACTTCTGTGACGTCGATGCAATGGAGGAGATGCTGGACGAAGAAGGCGTCGACGGCGCGGTCTACGACGGATCGCGACGCGAGGAGTGGTTCGAGAAACACGGTCTCTCGTCGTTCTCGCACCTCGTTCCGGCGGCATCGCACGCCCAGACCAGCTTCGGACTGCTGTATATGTGGAATAACCCGCGCTTCGAGCGCGGCGTGTTCATCGACGACGACACGCTGCCGCACGACGAGTGGGACTTCTTCGGCCGCCATATGGCGAACCTCGACCGGACCGACGAGGTCGAGTCCGTCGCGAGCGACGAGCGCTGGGTGAACGTCCTCTATCAGCACGCCGACGAGCACGGCCTGTACCCCCGCGGGTATCCGTACTCCGCGATGGACGAGGACGTCGAGGTTGGCACGGAGAAGCTCACCGACGTCGTCGCCTCGCAAGGACTGTGGACGAACGTTCCGGACCTCGACGCGGTCCGAATCCTGATGGACGGCGATCTGCAGGGGCAGGCGCAGACGCGGACGGAGAAGGCGGACTTCGAGGGCGACTTCGTCGCCGAGCCCGGACAGTACCTCACGGTCTGCTCGATGAACCTCGCCTTCGAGCGCGAGGTGATCCCCGCGTTCTACCAGCTCCCGATGGACGACAACGACTGGGACGTCGGCCGGTTCGACGACATCTGGTCGGGCGTGTTCCTCAAGCGCGCGGCCGACCTCCTCGAGAAGGACGTCGTCAACGGCTACCCCCTCTGTGAGCACAACAAGGCCCCGCGACCGACGTTCGACGACCTGAACAACGAGGTCCCGGGGCTCGAACTCAACGAGCACGTCTGGGAGGTCGTCGACGCCGTCGGCGACGACGCCGACTCGTGGACCGAGGCCGCACAGGTGATGGCACGCGCGTTCGCGGACGGTGACTTCTCCGAGTGGAACAACGGCGCGTTCTTGAACCACTGCGGCGAGTACTGGCTCGACTGGCTCGCCTGTCTCGACGAACTGGGCGCGGTGGAAGGTCGGGAACCCGAGGTCGCGGTCGCGGACGACTGA
- a CDS encoding DUF6498-containing protein yields the protein MRSPPLPYAGPFAVILSNVVLLVGVFAFGWSATVLLGVFVLELAAVLFWAAVKIPFTAKRPNNAMDKHRLLGPLQAKRGGTDLPGPLPPIYLRNLPTLVVTVALLAPMELGVAFLVFAFSDPTVTAEATGQILLGGLSVFVGRGVETSIDYFRDGGYREHSPRSVLLVPFKHFFAVGALLFVVGPLDVDSTAVLALIVVGKLLYDLRSLQIERDDDRRGLFYRLYGGRETEIIPVPVAEPDGEPTLRVRPARSSRVVDAVYRGLAYTVTSGVVLLYAIGALLALFAPLRLVAYPIAVILAFAALRAVSRYLRYGTLEYRCYDGVLVAYDALLNEPQHRIERGEVATVDADADLLDRVFGTSTVEFGRATDEDSERQWTVPDPEDVDREEIPESMVLPHVENPSAVADALGVAWQYDRDLTRSAR from the coding sequence ATGCGAAGCCCTCCACTCCCGTACGCCGGCCCGTTCGCGGTGATCCTCTCGAACGTCGTCCTCCTCGTCGGCGTCTTCGCCTTCGGGTGGAGCGCGACCGTCCTCCTCGGGGTGTTCGTGCTCGAACTCGCGGCCGTGCTGTTCTGGGCCGCGGTGAAAATCCCGTTCACGGCCAAACGTCCGAACAACGCGATGGATAAGCACCGATTGCTGGGTCCGCTGCAGGCCAAGCGCGGCGGGACCGACCTGCCGGGACCGCTGCCGCCGATCTATCTCAGAAACCTCCCGACGCTCGTCGTGACCGTCGCCCTCCTCGCCCCGATGGAACTCGGGGTCGCGTTCCTCGTGTTCGCGTTCTCGGATCCGACCGTCACGGCCGAGGCGACCGGGCAAATCCTCCTCGGCGGACTCAGCGTCTTCGTCGGCCGCGGCGTCGAGACCTCGATCGACTACTTCCGCGACGGCGGCTACCGCGAGCACTCGCCGCGGTCGGTGCTGCTGGTGCCGTTCAAGCACTTCTTCGCCGTCGGGGCGCTCCTGTTCGTCGTCGGGCCGCTCGACGTCGACAGCACCGCGGTCTTGGCGCTGATCGTCGTTGGAAAGCTCCTCTACGACCTCCGGTCGCTTCAGATCGAACGCGACGATGACAGACGAGGACTGTTCTACCGGCTGTACGGCGGTAGGGAGACGGAGATCATCCCCGTCCCGGTGGCCGAGCCGGACGGCGAGCCGACCCTCCGCGTCCGCCCCGCGCGATCCAGCCGCGTCGTCGACGCCGTCTACCGGGGGCTGGCGTATACGGTGACAAGCGGCGTCGTCCTCCTGTACGCGATCGGCGCGCTCCTCGCGCTCTTCGCCCCGCTGCGGCTCGTCGCGTATCCGATCGCCGTGATTCTCGCCTTCGCCGCCCTTCGGGCCGTTTCGCGTTACCTCCGCTATGGGACGCTGGAGTACCGCTGTTACGACGGCGTGCTCGTCGCCTACGACGCGCTGCTCAACGAGCCCCAACACCGGATCGAACGCGGCGAGGTGGCCACGGTCGATGCCGACGCGGACCTCCTCGACCGGGTCTTCGGAACGTCGACCGTCGAGTTCGGGCGGGCGACGGACGAGGACTCGGAGAGACAGTGGACCGTTCCCGATCCGGAGGACGTCGACCGCGAGGAGATCCCCGAGTCGATGGTGCTCCCCCACGTCGAGAATCCGTCCGCCGTCGCCGACGCCCTCGGCGTCGCGTGGCAGTACGATCGTGATCTCACGCGTTCTGCGCGGTGA
- a CDS encoding HPP family protein → MTQTDAIADLAVGVRAGLLLTLSAAVAWLSGAPAVFPSLGPTAFVLSTARSGPTGRVVVGGHAIGVAAGLGTYLAISAVVPVPDSPLLFDPPWLALSGILAVVLTTTGMRLTNLVHPPACATTLIVALGLLEPLPAVAVVIPAVVSLLVVDRALDGSLRR, encoded by the coding sequence GTGACGCAAACGGACGCAATAGCGGACCTCGCTGTCGGGGTTCGCGCGGGTCTCCTGCTCACACTCTCGGCCGCCGTCGCGTGGCTCTCGGGAGCGCCGGCCGTCTTCCCGAGCCTCGGTCCCACGGCGTTCGTCCTCTCGACCGCCCGGAGCGGACCGACCGGCCGCGTCGTCGTCGGGGGGCACGCCATCGGCGTCGCCGCCGGGCTGGGAACCTATCTCGCGATCTCCGCGGTCGTTCCCGTTCCCGACTCGCCGCTGCTGTTCGATCCGCCGTGGCTGGCGCTGAGCGGGATTCTCGCCGTCGTGCTCACGACGACCGGTATGCGGTTAACTAATCTTGTCCACCCGCCCGCGTGCGCGACCACCCTCATCGTCGCGCTGGGACTGCTCGAACCGCTCCCCGCTGTCGCCGTCGTGATCCCCGCGGTGGTTTCGCTGCTCGTCGTCGACCGCGCGCTCGACGGCTCGCTGCGGCGCTGA
- a CDS encoding ABC transporter permease has translation MATEHRTTADDEGGEESELPLGVSVAAAAVAAAVLLPVLWLVKTGLEVGVDEAIALLTRPTTLEVFLNSAFLVALTTAACVLIGVPLAYLTVRTDLPFRRFWTIIVSLPLVIPSYVGAFAFVSAFGPQGSFQRLLAPIGVERIPEIYGLEGTVLILTLYTYPYVYITARAALKSMDTTLIDAARTLEHDRWETFRRVTVPQIRPAVAAGALLSGLYVLADFGTPSIMRYDVFTRVIFVEFGTFGRDTATLLSLQLVAVTLFILWLESRVRGEERTTAGGRSRAAVSLGAWRYPAMGFAALVAGLALVVPLAILLSWLGTASATVNQSLAFEWAYALNSVTVAAAAAAVAVVAGIPIAYLSARYDGLLPAAFERVSYVGYAVPGVVLGLALVFFGSQYATPIYQTLYLLVFAYVIRFLPQSVGSLRASFLSVDPALPEAARTLGQTSAGAFRYVTLPLVAPGLFGGAALVFLTTMKELPATLLLRPSGFTTLVTHIWTAYESGYFGQAAVPALVLLFVSGLSMLVILRQEGYDVK, from the coding sequence ATGGCCACAGAGCACCGGACGACGGCGGACGACGAGGGCGGCGAAGAGTCGGAACTCCCGCTCGGCGTGTCGGTCGCGGCGGCCGCAGTGGCGGCCGCGGTGTTGCTGCCGGTCCTGTGGCTCGTCAAGACGGGTTTGGAAGTCGGCGTCGACGAGGCGATTGCGCTTCTCACGCGGCCGACGACGCTCGAGGTATTTCTCAACAGTGCGTTCCTCGTCGCACTGACGACGGCCGCCTGCGTACTCATCGGCGTCCCACTCGCGTATCTGACGGTCAGAACCGACTTGCCGTTCCGCCGGTTCTGGACGATCATCGTCTCTCTTCCCTTGGTTATTCCGAGTTACGTCGGGGCGTTCGCGTTCGTCTCGGCGTTCGGTCCACAGGGGAGCTTTCAACGGCTTCTGGCCCCGATCGGCGTCGAGCGCATCCCCGAGATCTACGGCCTCGAAGGCACCGTGTTGATCCTCACGCTGTACACCTATCCGTACGTGTACATCACCGCGCGAGCGGCGCTGAAGTCGATGGACACGACGCTGATCGACGCGGCGCGGACGCTCGAACACGATCGCTGGGAGACGTTCCGGCGGGTGACGGTCCCGCAGATCCGCCCCGCGGTCGCCGCGGGCGCGCTGCTGTCGGGGCTGTACGTCCTCGCGGACTTCGGCACGCCGTCGATTATGCGCTACGACGTGTTCACGCGGGTCATCTTCGTCGAGTTCGGGACGTTCGGCCGCGACACCGCCACGCTGCTTTCCTTACAACTGGTCGCGGTGACGCTCTTCATCCTGTGGCTCGAGTCCCGCGTTCGCGGCGAGGAGCGGACGACCGCCGGGGGGCGCTCCCGCGCCGCGGTCTCGCTCGGGGCGTGGCGCTATCCCGCGATGGGGTTCGCGGCGCTCGTCGCGGGACTCGCGCTCGTCGTCCCGCTGGCGATCCTCCTCTCGTGGCTCGGCACCGCCTCGGCGACGGTGAACCAGTCGCTCGCCTTCGAGTGGGCCTACGCGCTGAACTCCGTCACCGTCGCCGCCGCGGCCGCCGCCGTCGCCGTCGTGGCCGGGATTCCGATCGCGTACCTCTCGGCGCGATACGACGGACTGCTCCCGGCGGCGTTCGAGCGGGTCAGCTACGTCGGCTACGCGGTCCCCGGCGTCGTGCTCGGCCTCGCTTTGGTGTTCTTCGGCAGCCAGTACGCGACGCCGATCTACCAGACGCTGTATCTCCTCGTGTTCGCGTACGTGATCCGCTTTCTGCCCCAGTCGGTCGGGTCGCTGCGGGCGTCGTTCCTCTCGGTCGACCCGGCGCTCCCGGAGGCCGCACGCACGCTCGGGCAGACGTCGGCGGGCGCGTTCCGCTACGTGACGCTCCCGCTGGTCGCGCCGGGGCTGTTCGGCGGCGCGGCGCTCGTGTTCCTGACGACGATGAAGGAACTGCCCGCGACGCTGCTCTTGCGACCGTCGGGTTTTACCACGCTGGTCACACATATCTGGACAGCGTATGAATCGGGGTACTTCGGACAGGCGGCGGTTCCGGCGCTGGTCTTGTTGTTCGTTTCTGGACTCTCGATGCTCGTGATACTCAGACAGGAGGGATACGATGTCAAATAG
- a CDS encoding DEAD/DEAH box helicase: MDDLVDWIRTPPYYVDQIADHRRVDGTDASHADVALESRLRSALSDRGIEELYRHQARTIETVRDGENVVLATPTASGKSLAYTAPAFERAMDHGGRTLYLGPQNALIADQLETLSELARGLGFGSRVSVEQYTGRLSKSEKRDVRDRRPTVLLSNPDMLHYALLPHAHRLWEWFFKSLETVVIDEVHTYRGVFGSHVALTLRRLDRICERFGSDPQYVCCSATVGNPVEHAARVTGREAETFRLVDEDASATGPKHWLLWNPPEYGSESSTASPSDGDPTNESGRRRSSHVETKRLFVDLVSRGLQTLAFTRARQTAERYATESAAELRERGEHDAAASVTAYQAALKHERRREIEAGLHDGSIRGVWSTNALELGVDVGELDAVLIDGYPGTRMSAFQQAGRAGRGDDDALVVLVGGEDQLDQYLLRHPEEFWAGDPERAVCDPENAELLPDHVASAAAENWLDTGDERHFGESFPNVVSSLSEAGRLERRETDAGIRWLHSGGGSPQHEMSLRTIENREIDLLDSRSNEVVSSLSFSDALRDAHRGAIYHHQGTTYEVTELDLDRDTAVLQPTWADYYTRVLHDKTITVESDRRAKPLSARSDTEVRLAEVTMRKRITGFERRDPRRGEAIGRETLDLPETTLRTTALYFTVPDDVEREMREMGGEYGFNGGIHAAEHGMISLFPLSFLCDRGDIGGLSTPHHPHTGRSTIFVYDGYPGGVGLTESGYDEIETLLRRTREMISDCDCADGCPACVQSPHCGNANDPLAKAEAVQLLDAVTAQNA; this comes from the coding sequence ATCGACGACCTCGTCGACTGGATCAGGACGCCACCGTACTACGTCGATCAGATCGCCGACCACCGCCGGGTCGACGGGACCGACGCCTCGCACGCCGACGTCGCGCTCGAATCTCGACTTCGAAGCGCCCTGTCAGATCGAGGAATCGAGGAACTGTACCGCCACCAAGCGCGGACGATAGAGACCGTCCGCGACGGGGAGAACGTCGTGCTCGCGACGCCGACGGCGAGCGGGAAGAGCCTCGCCTACACCGCGCCGGCGTTCGAGCGCGCGATGGACCACGGCGGCCGGACGCTGTATCTCGGCCCGCAGAACGCGCTCATCGCCGATCAACTGGAGACGCTCTCGGAACTGGCTCGCGGCCTCGGCTTCGGGAGCCGCGTCTCCGTCGAGCAGTACACCGGGCGGCTCTCGAAGTCCGAAAAGCGCGACGTCCGAGACCGCCGTCCGACGGTGTTGCTGTCGAACCCGGATATGCTTCATTACGCGTTGCTGCCGCACGCGCACCGCCTCTGGGAGTGGTTCTTCAAATCGCTCGAAACGGTCGTGATCGACGAGGTTCACACCTATCGCGGCGTCTTCGGGAGCCACGTCGCCCTGACGCTCCGCCGGCTCGATCGGATCTGCGAGCGGTTCGGGAGCGACCCGCAGTACGTCTGCTGCTCGGCGACCGTCGGTAACCCGGTGGAGCACGCCGCGCGCGTGACCGGGCGGGAGGCGGAAACGTTCCGCCTCGTCGACGAGGACGCGAGCGCGACGGGACCGAAACACTGGCTGCTGTGGAATCCGCCGGAGTACGGCAGTGAGTCGTCGACTGCGTCCCCGTCTGACGGCGACCCGACGAACGAGAGCGGCCGCCGCCGGTCGAGCCACGTCGAAACCAAGCGCCTCTTCGTCGACCTCGTGTCCCGGGGGCTGCAGACGCTCGCCTTCACGCGCGCCCGCCAGACCGCAGAACGCTACGCCACCGAGAGCGCCGCAGAGCTCAGAGAGCGCGGCGAGCACGACGCGGCGGCGTCGGTGACGGCGTACCAAGCGGCGCTGAAACACGAGCGACGCCGCGAGATCGAGGCGGGCCTCCACGACGGGTCGATTCGCGGCGTCTGGTCGACGAACGCCCTAGAACTCGGCGTCGACGTCGGGGAACTCGACGCCGTCCTGATCGACGGCTATCCCGGCACCAGAATGTCCGCGTTCCAGCAGGCCGGGAGAGCGGGCCGCGGCGACGACGACGCGCTCGTGGTGCTCGTCGGCGGTGAGGACCAACTCGATCAGTACCTGCTCCGCCACCCCGAGGAGTTCTGGGCCGGCGATCCCGAGCGCGCCGTCTGCGACCCGGAGAACGCCGAACTCCTCCCGGACCACGTCGCGAGCGCGGCCGCGGAAAACTGGCTCGACACCGGCGACGAGCGCCACTTCGGCGAGTCGTTCCCGAACGTCGTCTCGTCGCTCTCAGAGGCCGGACGGCTCGAACGCCGGGAGACCGACGCGGGGATTCGCTGGCTCCACAGCGGCGGGGGAAGCCCCCAACACGAGATGAGCCTGCGGACGATCGAGAACCGCGAGATCGATCTCCTCGACTCGCGCTCGAACGAGGTCGTCTCCTCGCTATCGTTCTCCGACGCCCTGCGCGACGCCCACCGCGGGGCGATCTATCACCACCAGGGAACGACTTACGAAGTGACGGAGCTCGATCTGGATCGCGACACCGCCGTCCTTCAGCCAACGTGGGCCGACTACTACACGCGCGTCCTCCACGATAAGACGATCACCGTCGAATCGGATCGGCGAGCGAAACCGCTGTCGGCCCGCTCGGACACCGAAGTCCGCCTCGCGGAGGTGACGATGCGCAAGCGGATAACCGGGTTCGAGCGGCGCGATCCGCGCCGCGGCGAGGCGATCGGGCGGGAGACGCTCGATCTCCCGGAGACGACGCTGCGGACGACCGCGCTGTACTTCACCGTCCCGGACGATGTCGAGCGGGAGATGCGCGAAATGGGCGGCGAGTACGGCTTCAACGGCGGGATCCACGCCGCCGAGCACGGGATGATCTCGCTCTTTCCGCTGTCGTTCCTCTGCGACCGCGGCGATATCGGGGGGTTGTCGACGCCGCATCACCCCCACACCGGTCGGTCGACGATCTTCGTGTACGACGGCTACCCCGGCGGGGTCGGACTGACCGAGAGCGGGTACGACGAGATCGAGACGCTGCTCCGGCGGACCCGGGAGATGATCTCGGACTGCGACTGCGCGGACGGCTGTCCGGCCTGCGTCCAGTCGCCGCACTGCGGCAACGCGAACGATCCGCTCGCGAAGGCGGAGGCAGTGCAGTTGCTGGACGCGGTCACCGCGCAGAACGCGTGA
- a CDS encoding GIY-YIG nuclease family protein — translation MRDADAVAATDDPRLVVVDPAAIAGGTDPLGIGEGTAPPGTYVLVYSVAAPLTAEVGALGSVTFDAGACAYVGSAFGSNGLGRVDRHRRVAAGEHDVQHWHVDYVGSHPNVSLDAVVVAPHAAVECRLATELRASVDASAATASLDGFGASDCTCVSHIVAASDAGTLRSTVREAVARLVRE, via the coding sequence ATGCGAGATGCAGACGCCGTGGCGGCGACCGACGATCCTCGACTCGTCGTCGTCGATCCCGCGGCCATCGCCGGTGGAACCGACCCGCTCGGAATCGGCGAGGGGACGGCACCGCCCGGGACCTACGTGCTGGTCTATTCGGTCGCCGCGCCGCTGACGGCCGAGGTCGGCGCGCTCGGTTCCGTGACGTTCGACGCCGGGGCGTGCGCGTACGTCGGGAGCGCGTTCGGCTCGAACGGCCTCGGCCGCGTCGATCGACACCGACGCGTCGCGGCCGGCGAACACGATGTCCAACACTGGCACGTCGATTACGTGGGAAGCCATCCGAACGTCTCGCTTGACGCCGTCGTTGTCGCACCGCACGCAGCCGTCGAGTGCCGACTGGCCACGGAACTCCGAGCGTCGGTCGACGCGTCGGCCGCAACCGCTTCACTCGATGGGTTCGGGGCGTCCGATTGCACCTGCGTCTCTCACATAGTCGCCGCATCCGACGCCGGAACGCTCCGCTCGACGGTTCGTGAGGCCGTCGCGCGACTCGTCCGAGAATGA
- a CDS encoding PLP-dependent cysteine synthase family protein codes for MNANVLETIGSPLVRVDSPPGATVAAKIESKNPGGSAKDRPALAMVERAEREGTIEPGDPLVEPTSGNTGIGLAVVAAAKGYDLTVVMPGSKSPERRAIMKAYGADIELVDGEISEAKDRADELEEEAGMIQLRQFENPANPEAHYLTTGPEILEQIGDRSVDALVAGVGTGGTITGIGRRLREEFPEMEIVAVEPADNAVLSGGEPGADDFQGMGPGFVSPNLDRDLLDDVETVTIEKAEAECRRLAREEGILVGQSSGASNLAAKRVAERLADPAGDGNDDGDDSVSTDTPLVITVFWDSGERYMSTGMFD; via the coding sequence ATGAACGCGAACGTGCTGGAGACCATCGGCTCGCCGCTGGTCCGCGTCGACTCGCCGCCGGGCGCGACGGTAGCCGCGAAGATCGAATCGAAGAACCCCGGGGGGTCCGCGAAGGACCGCCCGGCGCTCGCGATGGTCGAGCGGGCCGAGCGGGAGGGGACGATCGAACCGGGAGACCCGCTCGTCGAACCGACGAGCGGCAACACCGGAATCGGCCTTGCGGTCGTCGCAGCCGCGAAGGGCTACGACCTCACCGTGGTAATGCCGGGATCGAAGTCGCCGGAGCGTCGGGCGATTATGAAGGCCTACGGGGCCGACATCGAACTCGTCGACGGCGAGATCTCGGAGGCGAAAGACCGCGCGGACGAACTCGAAGAGGAGGCGGGGATGATCCAGCTCCGGCAGTTCGAGAACCCCGCGAACCCGGAGGCGCACTACCTGACGACCGGCCCCGAGATCCTCGAACAGATCGGCGATCGGAGCGTCGACGCGCTCGTCGCGGGCGTCGGGACCGGCGGGACGATCACCGGCATCGGGCGTCGGCTCCGCGAGGAGTTCCCCGAGATGGAGATCGTCGCCGTCGAACCCGCGGACAACGCGGTCCTCTCCGGGGGCGAACCCGGCGCTGACGACTTCCAAGGGATGGGGCCGGGGTTCGTCAGCCCGAATCTCGACCGTGACCTCCTCGACGATGTCGAGACCGTGACTATCGAGAAGGCCGAGGCCGAGTGTCGCCGTCTGGCCCGCGAAGAGGGCATTCTGGTCGGGCAATCGTCGGGCGCGTCGAACCTCGCCGCCAAGCGCGTCGCAGAACGGCTCGCCGATCCGGCGGGAGACGGAAACGATGACGGTGACGACAGCGTGTCGACGGACACTCCACTGGTTATCACGGTGTTCTGGGACAGCGGCGAGCGGTATATGTCGACGGGGATGTTCGATTAG